From the genome of Virgibacillus siamensis, one region includes:
- a CDS encoding DUF2441 domain-containing protein: protein MVDYFHVSNDVLEKGEMLECKYGKVILDERYYSYSNYNHDQYLREIIFEEVRTTNFANKPSRLKSIYLFDDIRLALKYKGDLKKKYIYTIRVDDGSRLLRTDMNLINLSVKKSIAEIRSLASCYFSEGNETENPEVICEGRVCIQHRIHIG, encoded by the coding sequence ATGGTTGATTATTTCCATGTGTCAAATGATGTTTTAGAGAAGGGGGAAATGCTTGAATGCAAATACGGAAAGGTAATATTAGACGAGAGATATTATTCCTATAGCAATTATAACCACGATCAATATTTAAGGGAGATTATTTTTGAAGAGGTTAGAACAACTAATTTTGCTAATAAACCTTCCAGGTTAAAATCTATCTATTTATTTGACGATATTCGATTGGCTTTGAAATATAAAGGCGATTTAAAGAAAAAATACATTTATACAATAAGGGTTGACGATGGATCTAGATTATTAAGGACAGATATGAATCTTATAAATCTTAGCGTAAAAAAGTCGATAGCTGAAATCAGGAGTCTTGCATCATGCTATTTTTCTGAAGGAAATGAAACGGAGAACCCTGAAGTTATTTGCGAAGGTCGTGTTTGCATTCAACATAGAATACATATTGGTTAA
- a CDS encoding DUF6414 family protein, producing MGELREFYYLDSKLSGDYLTQIEDGLTQYKYENRVDGKPNHTFEISSGQLGEILSSTIGIPLPDFSYRRGGKNEMVKVEEFKTLNEISQFSRLVRYLEPAMIDLNATRDREFWSQLSENQFIKFDCELKVSNLYLFTNFTKGIGKQSIFNSGDDEEFNEYVKHSEAIEDKKSQKIIIKPDFSPDKNKYYFVSEIKKRFLEEDTELKDLDTERVTVIGKIDKKIDVSEKEIVFDLTETGILEVMRSKEIKQFIKQFNKDADNPITAKFYATEQDIYATKPAMKFKPLALYKT from the coding sequence TTGGGTGAACTTCGAGAATTCTATTATTTAGACAGTAAGTTATCAGGAGATTATTTAACTCAAATTGAAGACGGTTTAACACAATATAAATATGAAAACAGGGTGGATGGTAAACCAAATCATACATTTGAGATTTCCTCAGGACAACTTGGTGAAATTTTATCCAGTACAATAGGAATACCTCTTCCGGATTTTTCATATCGCCGAGGTGGTAAAAATGAAATGGTTAAAGTTGAAGAATTTAAAACTTTAAATGAGATTTCCCAATTTTCTCGTTTAGTTAGATATTTGGAACCTGCAATGATTGATTTAAATGCTACAAGAGACAGGGAATTTTGGAGCCAATTATCTGAAAACCAATTTATTAAATTTGATTGTGAATTAAAAGTATCAAATCTATATTTATTCACCAATTTCACCAAGGGGATTGGAAAGCAGTCTATATTTAATTCAGGGGATGATGAAGAATTTAATGAATACGTAAAACATTCGGAAGCTATTGAGGATAAAAAATCACAAAAAATCATTATTAAACCTGACTTTTCGCCAGATAAGAATAAATACTACTTTGTGTCTGAAATAAAAAAGAGGTTCTTGGAAGAAGATACAGAGTTAAAAGATTTAGACACTGAGAGGGTTACTGTGATAGGGAAAATTGATAAAAAAATTGATGTCTCGGAAAAAGAAATCGTATTTGATTTGACAGAAACAGGTATTCTGGAAGTAATGAGAAGTAAAGAAATAAAACAGTTTATAAAACAATTTAATAAAGATGCTGATAATCCAATAACGGCCAAATTTTATGCTACTGAACAGGATATTTACGCGACAAAGCCTGCTATGAAATTTAAACCATTGGCATTGTATAAAACTTAA
- a CDS encoding GNAT family N-acetyltransferase, with protein MTKNPGMVEMFYDELVSGNRITFIYIRNDDFLGEGSLVFYKNDPDYTIPKKRIYLSHMIVKDEYRKNGIGGIIVDYLIDYAKHLGYKEISLGVDIDNFNARRLYEKKGFTEVIYKGEDKYGEYIKLLKNL; from the coding sequence ATGACAAAGAATCCGGGTATGGTGGAAATGTTTTATGATGAACTGGTAAGCGGGAACAGAATTACTTTTATCTATATAAGAAATGATGATTTCTTAGGGGAAGGGTCTTTAGTTTTTTATAAAAATGATCCAGATTATACTATTCCAAAGAAACGGATTTACCTTTCACATATGATTGTTAAAGATGAATATCGTAAGAATGGAATTGGTGGCATTATTGTTGATTACTTGATTGATTACGCTAAACATCTTGGTTATAAAGAGATCTCCTTGGGAGTTGACATAGATAATTTTAATGCAAGACGGTTATATGAGAAAAAAGGATTTACAGAAGTTATATACAAGGGCGAAGATAAGTATGGGGAATACATAAAACTTCTTAAAAATTTATAA
- a CDS encoding helix-turn-helix transcriptional regulator, with amino-acid sequence MKQGVKNCVKEFRKSKGITQDQLAESIQVTRQTIIAIEKQRYEPNIGTAIKLAKTLNCEMKELFWIEGDV; translated from the coding sequence ATGAAACAAGGTGTCAAAAATTGTGTAAAGGAATTTCGAAAAAGTAAAGGGATTACTCAAGATCAACTAGCCGAATCGATACAGGTAACACGACAAACAATTATCGCCATAGAAAAACAACGATATGAGCCTAATATTGGTACGGCAATTAAATTAGCTAAAACACTGAATTGTGAAATGAAAGAATTATTTTGGATAGAAGGGGATGTTTAG
- a CDS encoding ABC transporter permease, whose product MIYILRREFVDSFKSVRSVLIILFLTFIAYFSANFLKDHQDLINKIVMSGESISVDAVYTGAVSAVILVFGYLFVFAISHDIINSEIEMRTIRLLVTKASRFQIMLGKLLGTFLFWIATISVTYGVIFIISGSWSIKDYIQTICLLFYLVTFVLLISTVIQKTKLSMFLGILLAIVLPILNGISLLVDRWYFIPFKFTLPFYYLSHSIMFMIFPIIIGVSFFVISILIMKRRDL is encoded by the coding sequence ATGATTTATATATTGAGACGTGAATTTGTTGATTCTTTTAAAAGTGTTCGTTCGGTGTTAATTATATTATTTTTAACATTCATTGCTTATTTTTCTGCCAACTTTTTAAAAGATCATCAAGATTTGATTAATAAGATAGTCATGAGCGGTGAAAGTATAAGTGTTGATGCAGTTTATACTGGTGCTGTATCAGCTGTCATATTAGTATTTGGATATTTATTTGTCTTTGCAATCTCCCATGACATCATTAACAGTGAAATTGAAATGAGGACAATAAGACTGCTTGTAACAAAAGCATCGAGATTTCAAATTATGCTTGGTAAATTATTGGGTACTTTTTTATTCTGGATTGCGACAATATCAGTTACATATGGTGTGATTTTCATTATTTCAGGATCCTGGTCTATAAAAGATTACATACAAACCATATGTCTATTGTTCTATTTAGTTACCTTCGTGCTTCTCATTTCGACAGTTATTCAAAAGACTAAATTGTCCATGTTTCTCGGTATTTTGCTTGCAATTGTATTGCCAATCCTTAACGGGATTTCACTTTTGGTAGATAGGTGGTATTTTATTCCGTTTAAGTTCACTTTGCCATTTTACTATCTGAGTCATTCCATTATGTTTATGATCTTTCCAATTATAATCGGAGTTTCTTTCTTTGTTATTTCAATTTTAATTATGAAAAGAAGGGATTTATAA
- a CDS encoding ABC transporter ATP-binding protein → MTKKVIVAKNLMKSYGESTVLKGISLSVYKGEVFGFVGHNGAGKSTLIHTLTGIINKTSGTFHIFDIPGVQLDKVKERIGVMPDISNLYRDMRGINFLKYMGSIVGDKRPREEYENLLHRVGLEGAGMKKIKTYSFGMKKKISIAQALLGDPEILFLDEPTSGLDPESAIDIRKMITELQKRGKTIFLTSHNLDEIEKISDRVGIISDGVIKKLGTPRELKTEAAKGIGVSVRTKPNLTASKTLELSIDLGINLTFVGQKKEYSLLNVASDEEIPKLSEGLIESGVQLYELKVEESTLEEVFMNA, encoded by the coding sequence ATGACAAAAAAGGTAATTGTAGCGAAAAATTTGATGAAAAGTTATGGCGAATCAACAGTGCTAAAAGGAATTAGTTTATCTGTGTACAAAGGGGAGGTTTTCGGATTTGTAGGACACAATGGAGCAGGGAAATCAACGTTGATTCATACACTTACTGGTATTATTAATAAAACTTCGGGAACTTTTCATATATTTGATATTCCAGGAGTTCAATTGGATAAGGTGAAAGAAAGAATTGGTGTAATGCCGGATATTTCTAATCTGTATCGCGATATGAGAGGGATCAACTTTTTGAAATATATGGGAAGTATCGTTGGAGATAAGCGTCCTAGAGAAGAATATGAGAACCTTTTACATAGAGTGGGGCTAGAAGGAGCAGGTATGAAAAAAATTAAGACCTATTCTTTTGGCATGAAAAAGAAAATCAGTATTGCACAGGCATTGTTGGGTGATCCGGAAATTTTATTTCTTGATGAACCCACTTCAGGACTCGACCCTGAATCGGCAATTGATATCCGTAAAATGATAACAGAGCTGCAAAAAAGGGGGAAAACTATTTTTCTTACGTCTCACAACCTGGATGAAATCGAGAAAATCAGTGACAGGGTAGGAATTATTAGTGATGGAGTGATTAAGAAATTAGGAACACCACGTGAGTTAAAAACAGAAGCAGCAAAAGGAATTGGAGTATCAGTCCGGACAAAACCTAATCTTACAGCTTCCAAAACTTTGGAGCTTTCGATTGATCTTGGTATAAATTTAACTTTTGTTGGTCAAAAAAAAGAGTATTCATTATTGAATGTTGCTTCCGATGAAGAAATCCCTAAACTTTCCGAAGGGTTAATTGAGTCAGGAGTTCAATTGTATGAATTAAAAGTAGAGGAATCGACCTTGGAAGAAGTGTTCATGAATGCATGA
- a CDS encoding alpha/beta fold hydrolase, translating into MAVFCAESKTFPISNTEMNYVVFGKGEKQLIIIPGLGDGVQNVEKSSNALAYFYRKYAKVYRVFVCSRKNQLPKGYTTRDMAKDIKLFMDAQNITYAYVMGVSMGGMIVQHLAADYPEYVEKLIIAVSSSKPNQKSNRVIGDWKRMVEDGKYGDFTIDTMEKTYTDRYLWKYRPFYFLLRRKGKPQSIQNFLAQANACLNHNAYERMQMIKCPTLVVGGEKDQVLGGGASRKIAEQITGSHLVMYPNLGHGAFQESKQFEKDSIGFLMGVRQ; encoded by the coding sequence ATGGCAGTGTTCTGTGCTGAATCAAAAACTTTCCCAATAAGTAACACTGAAATGAATTATGTTGTTTTTGGTAAAGGTGAAAAGCAACTTATCATTATTCCGGGATTAGGTGATGGCGTTCAAAATGTAGAAAAATCCTCAAATGCATTAGCTTACTTTTATCGAAAGTACGCAAAAGTGTATCGGGTTTTTGTTTGTAGTCGAAAAAACCAACTACCAAAAGGTTATACGACCCGTGATATGGCTAAAGATATTAAACTTTTTATGGATGCCCAAAATATTACATACGCCTATGTGATGGGGGTTTCGATGGGCGGAATGATTGTTCAACATTTAGCAGCGGACTATCCCGAATACGTTGAAAAACTTATCATTGCTGTATCATCATCGAAACCAAACCAAAAGTCCAATAGGGTTATAGGAGACTGGAAAAGGATGGTTGAAGACGGTAAGTATGGAGATTTTACCATTGATACAATGGAGAAAACCTATACGGATCGGTACCTTTGGAAATATCGACCATTTTATTTTCTATTAAGGAGAAAAGGGAAACCACAAAGCATTCAAAATTTCCTAGCCCAAGCCAATGCCTGTCTCAATCATAATGCATATGAACGGATGCAAATGATAAAATGTCCTACTCTTGTAGTAGGTGGTGAAAAGGATCAAGTTTTGGGAGGAGGAGCCTCCAGAAAAATTGCAGAGCAAATCACAGGGAGTCATCTTGTTATGTATCCTAATTTGGGACACGGTGCTTTCCAAGAAAGTAAGCAATTTGAAAAAGATTCGATTGGCTTTTTAATGGGAGTGCGACAATAA
- a CDS encoding type 1 glutamine amidotransferase family protein — protein sequence MKKALFLILEEYADWEGAYLSSTLNQREDWSVDTISLDGIVSSIGGFQTSVDYIIGSEPEDFNLLVMVGGNSWSDDNKELLRLIRTTFQNNIPIGAICGAVDFLAKNGFLNDHNHTGNSVYVWNDYKNYNPEGNFLEKQAVKDKNLVTANGTAPIEFTKEVLELIEFDTPENIGKMMYMNKYGFYNYCEKYGNPYLD from the coding sequence ATGAAAAAGGCGTTATTTCTTATATTAGAAGAGTATGCAGATTGGGAAGGTGCTTACTTATCATCGACATTAAATCAAAGAGAAGATTGGTCCGTTGATACTATTTCTTTGGATGGTATTGTAAGTTCAATAGGTGGTTTTCAAACTTCTGTTGATTATATCATTGGGTCTGAACCTGAAGATTTTAATTTACTAGTAATGGTTGGTGGAAATTCATGGAGTGATGATAATAAGGAGCTTTTACGGTTAATCAGAACTACATTTCAAAATAACATTCCTATAGGAGCTATATGCGGTGCAGTGGATTTTTTAGCAAAAAACGGCTTTCTAAATGATCATAATCATACTGGTAATTCAGTTTATGTTTGGAATGATTATAAAAATTATAATCCTGAGGGAAATTTTCTGGAGAAACAAGCAGTAAAAGATAAAAACTTGGTCACTGCAAATGGAACGGCACCTATTGAATTTACTAAAGAAGTTTTGGAATTAATTGAATTTGATACTCCCGAAAATATCGGAAAGATGATGTATATGAATAAGTACGGGTTTTATAATTATTGTGAAAAGTACGGGAACCCATACCTTGATTAA
- a CDS encoding IS110 family transposase, whose protein sequence is MIYLGIDIGKRHHEAGFINEKGDSIGKTVRFANSKTGSDRLLKFMNQHQATPENCVCGMEATGHYWLSVFSFLHKLEFKVTVFNPMQSDALRNFYIRKTKTDVKDAFLIAQVIRIDSPKETPFIEEDLLQLRHLERLRYALVDQSSDIKRKIIALLDQVFPEYEQIFSDVFGVSSTEILLNYTLPEDLLNIDTNKLADLLNTVSKGRYGKTRAQNKAEQLKDSAQNTFGVSIGTDVFKMQIQLLLEQIELLEKQLVQIEETMMELSNRQEHFLTTITGVSHITAAVVLGEIGSINRFERPGQLVAFAGLDASVSQSGEFNSSHTKISKRGSPYLRRAIWQAAFVASFHDPALSLYYQKLRNRGKAHGTAVGAVARKLTNIIFAILRDGQPYQPRA, encoded by the coding sequence ATGATTTATCTCGGCATTGATATTGGAAAACGTCATCACGAAGCTGGATTCATTAACGAAAAAGGCGATTCCATTGGAAAAACAGTACGTTTCGCTAATTCTAAAACTGGTAGTGACAGACTTCTTAAATTTATGAATCAACACCAAGCCACACCCGAAAATTGTGTTTGTGGTATGGAAGCCACTGGTCATTATTGGTTATCCGTTTTTTCTTTTCTTCATAAACTTGAGTTTAAGGTTACTGTTTTTAACCCGATGCAATCTGACGCATTACGTAATTTTTATATTCGTAAGACAAAAACAGATGTAAAGGATGCCTTTCTCATTGCTCAGGTGATTCGCATTGACTCCCCAAAAGAAACTCCTTTTATAGAAGAAGATTTACTCCAACTTCGGCATCTTGAGCGTTTACGTTATGCCTTAGTAGACCAAAGCTCAGATATTAAACGAAAGATTATTGCCTTATTAGACCAGGTATTCCCGGAGTATGAACAGATCTTTTCTGATGTTTTCGGCGTTTCTTCCACTGAAATTCTTTTAAACTATACACTACCAGAGGACCTATTAAACATTGACACGAACAAACTAGCTGACTTACTCAACACTGTTAGTAAAGGGCGTTATGGGAAAACCAGAGCCCAAAATAAAGCCGAACAATTAAAGGATAGTGCACAAAATACGTTTGGAGTATCCATCGGTACAGACGTTTTTAAAATGCAGATCCAACTCTTACTAGAACAGATCGAGTTACTTGAAAAACAATTGGTACAAATCGAGGAAACCATGATGGAACTCTCGAATCGACAGGAGCATTTTTTAACGACCATTACCGGGGTGAGTCATATAACGGCTGCCGTTGTGTTGGGTGAAATTGGATCCATTAATCGTTTTGAGCGCCCTGGGCAGTTAGTGGCGTTTGCTGGTTTAGATGCATCCGTTAGCCAATCGGGGGAGTTTAACAGTTCCCATACAAAGATTTCGAAACGTGGCTCCCCTTACCTGAGACGTGCTATTTGGCAAGCAGCATTTGTGGCTAGTTTTCATGACCCTGCATTATCCCTTTATTATCAAAAATTAAGAAATCGAGGCAAGGCCCATGGAACTGCGGTAGGCGCAGTCGCACGGAAATTAACAAACATCATTTTTGCGATCTTAAGAGATGGGCAACCCTATCAACCTCGAGCTTAA
- a CDS encoding DUF3231 family protein: MTNKPKMSGSELGALWMTYHKKGVILRMLEYFIEKADDPKAKDLMSSLWKQLHQKVVEMKTMFENEGATPPEGSPKRMSI; the protein is encoded by the coding sequence ATGACTAACAAGCCTAAAATGAGTGGCTCTGAACTCGGTGCACTATGGATGACTTATCATAAAAAAGGTGTAATTTTACGGATGTTGGAATATTTTATCGAGAAAGCTGATGATCCAAAGGCCAAAGATCTAATGTCAAGTTTATGGAAACAACTCCACCAAAAGGTCGTCGAAATGAAAACCATGTTCGAAAATGAGGGGGCTACACCACCAGAAGGTTCACCGAAAAGGATGTCAATTTAG
- a CDS encoding DUF3231 family protein — MFGRILKEISMGMYSLHLTMSYRKDIIKLYQELSKLSETYYGYFTEYLLEKKLLSCPNYVTMPESTDYIADKDYAKGTNIFGHKRPLNTVEFGILYHAVETNITGMHLMEGFIQTAKDEEVKEYFTIGKGLSKDQISEISKTLLENDIQPPATPGGTVTSSTTAPFSERLMMFCNYLLNGLALGGGGFGAGFSLRNDLQAQNAIFGKDIFQYQRNGVKLMMSKGWLEEPPKMDI; from the coding sequence ATGTTCGGCAGGATCCTTAAAGAAATTAGCATGGGGATGTACTCACTTCATTTAACAATGTCCTATCGTAAGGACATTATCAAGCTTTATCAGGAACTTTCGAAACTTAGCGAAACCTATTATGGTTACTTTACAGAATATCTCTTAGAAAAGAAACTTTTATCCTGTCCAAACTATGTCACGATGCCGGAATCTACCGACTATATTGCGGATAAAGATTATGCCAAGGGTACCAATATTTTTGGTCATAAACGACCACTTAACACAGTGGAGTTTGGAATTCTATACCATGCTGTTGAGACCAATATTACGGGTATGCATTTGATGGAAGGGTTTATCCAAACGGCCAAAGATGAAGAAGTGAAAGAGTACTTTACGATAGGTAAGGGACTATCCAAAGATCAAATCAGCGAAATTTCAAAAACTCTTCTTGAAAATGATATTCAACCACCAGCTACACCTGGAGGTACTGTGACGAGTTCCACAACAGCTCCTTTTTCCGAGAGGCTCATGATGTTTTGTAATTATCTTTTAAATGGGCTTGCTCTTGGAGGAGGAGGGTTTGGAGCTGGTTTTAGTTTACGTAATGATTTGCAGGCCCAAAACGCAATATTCGGTAAGGACATATTTCAATATCAACGGAACGGGGTTAAGCTCATGATGTCTAAAGGCTGGCTTGAAGAACCACCAAAAATGGATATATAA
- a CDS encoding CBO0543 family protein encodes MKSAYTIEISAIIIVIILLGIFVPKNKIREALVILMFKQAMTWILGLAAVQLDWLEYPDRILFPDATQTSLYFMEVLFVVF; translated from the coding sequence ATGAAATCAGCATACACTATCGAAATATCAGCAATAATAATTGTTATTATTCTCCTTGGTATTTTTGTTCCCAAGAACAAAATTCGAGAAGCCCTTGTCATTTTAATGTTCAAACAAGCTATGACATGGATTTTGGGACTTGCCGCTGTCCAGTTAGATTGGCTCGAATACCCTGATCGGATTCTTTTTCCAGATGCGACACAAACAAGTTTATATTTCATGGAAGTTTTATTTGTGGTTTTTTAA
- a CDS encoding type 1 glutamine amidotransferase domain-containing protein gives MSRHIAVLVTDMVEEIELTDPVKAYKEAGHTVDIISNEAKKTINGKNGDEIQADRGIDEVNANDYDALLVPGGFSPDLLRINPKNSEFAKTFFQDNKPIFSICHGPQFLVNTDQLKGRELTSFVSVRKDLENAGATVKDEEVIVDGNLVTSRTPDDLPAFNRESLKLLEK, from the coding sequence ATGAGTCGACACATTGCAGTCCTTGTAACAGACATGGTAGAAGAAATTGAATTAACTGATCCTGTGAAAGCTTACAAAGAAGCTGGGCATACGGTAGATATTATCAGTAATGAAGCAAAAAAAACCATCAATGGCAAAAATGGGGACGAAATACAAGCAGATAGAGGTATAGATGAAGTAAATGCAAACGATTATGATGCATTACTCGTACCTGGCGGGTTTTCTCCTGACTTACTACGTATTAATCCGAAGAATAGTGAGTTTGCGAAAACATTTTTCCAAGATAATAAACCCATATTTTCAATTTGCCATGGTCCACAGTTTCTCGTTAATACAGACCAACTAAAAGGTAGAGAGCTAACAAGCTTTGTTTCCGTAAGAAAAGACTTGGAAAATGCAGGAGCAACTGTAAAAGATGAAGAAGTAATCGTAGATGGAAACCTTGTAACAAGCAGAACACCTGATGATCTTCCTGCATTCAATCGCGAATCTCTAAAGCTTTTAGAAAAATAA
- a CDS encoding DUF6431 domain-containing protein, translating to MSLAFFVRSAEINHCPCCEGPLIVAGSRRRVWYRHSGDKAKLIIRRLFCERCHKIHHELPDLLVPYKRYGTESIEQVLDDQLIDVPADESTLGRWREWFRNWGPYAVGCFNSIIRRFQLDLPVGSTSDPPRTVLQRIGRNGESFVGWLAKVVRPIVNVHLWVQTRSAFLSKQP from the coding sequence ATGAGCCTGGCGTTTTTTGTTAGGAGTGCGGAAATCAATCACTGTCCTTGTTGTGAAGGTCCTCTAATAGTGGCAGGTAGTCGGCGAAGAGTATGGTATAGACATTCCGGAGATAAAGCGAAACTTATTATACGTCGTCTTTTTTGTGAACGCTGTCATAAAATTCATCACGAACTACCAGATCTTCTAGTCCCCTACAAGCGTTATGGGACAGAAAGCATCGAACAGGTTCTGGATGATCAATTGATAGATGTACCGGCTGATGAATCGACATTGGGGCGCTGGCGTGAATGGTTTCGGAATTGGGGGCCTTATGCTGTGGGTTGTTTCAATTCTATTATCAGGCGCTTTCAATTGGATTTACCTGTGGGGAGCACGTCCGATCCTCCACGGACCGTGCTCCAAAGAATCGGACGCAATGGAGAATCATTCGTTGGATGGCTGGCGAAAGTTGTCCGTCCCATTGTAAATGTTCATTTATGGGTACAGACCCGTTCTGCATTCCTGTCCAAACAGCCTTAA
- a CDS encoding DDE-type integrase/transposase/recombinase, translating into MRDQKKAQEIAAERVQLLSPLLADGLDAAKARQIRRQICEVSGLSERTIRRYLAQYRQAGFEGLKPKGKGTQTKETIPHHLLEQAILLRREVPTRSIAQIIQILEWEKLAEPGQLKRSTLQEKLAEKGYSARHMRMYNDPGVAARRFQRKARNQLWHSDIKYGPYLPIGPGGEKKQVYLVAFLDDATRFVLHAGFYPTMDQRIVEQGFRESVQLYGVPESVYFDNGKQYRTKWMKRTCSKLGIRLLYAKPYSPESTGKVERFNRVVGHFLDEVGLEKPTTLDQLNERLRVWLSECYQHKPHSALGKDQSPEAAFRSDDNVLRFVGTEELAQAFLHCEARKVDKSGCISFMGKKYEVGLSFIGCKVDVVYDPSDITEVTIEYEGHAPWTARELVIGERAGKRPTMPDHLGKQFAEHSRLLDAASEQYASRTDVQKTAVSYRRVKKEGASHV; encoded by the coding sequence ATGAGAGATCAAAAGAAAGCACAGGAAATTGCTGCTGAACGGGTACAATTATTGTCCCCATTATTGGCGGATGGGTTGGATGCTGCCAAAGCTAGACAAATCAGACGGCAAATTTGTGAGGTAAGTGGATTGTCTGAACGAACCATTCGAAGATACTTGGCTCAATATCGACAAGCAGGGTTTGAAGGATTAAAACCAAAAGGAAAAGGCACGCAAACCAAGGAGACCATTCCCCATCATTTATTGGAACAGGCCATCTTACTGCGTCGAGAAGTCCCGACACGCAGTATTGCCCAGATTATTCAAATTTTAGAATGGGAAAAACTTGCTGAACCTGGTCAATTGAAGCGAAGTACATTACAGGAAAAGCTCGCTGAAAAAGGATATAGTGCTCGGCATATGCGGATGTACAATGATCCTGGTGTAGCTGCGCGGCGTTTCCAACGGAAAGCGCGTAATCAATTATGGCATTCTGACATTAAGTACGGGCCGTACCTTCCTATTGGCCCAGGTGGCGAGAAAAAACAAGTTTATTTGGTGGCGTTCTTGGATGACGCTACGCGTTTTGTATTGCACGCCGGGTTTTATCCCACGATGGATCAACGTATTGTGGAACAGGGTTTCCGTGAATCTGTTCAGTTATACGGTGTTCCCGAATCTGTTTATTTTGATAACGGGAAACAATATCGCACGAAATGGATGAAGCGAACCTGTTCAAAGTTAGGCATCCGGTTATTATATGCTAAGCCCTACTCACCGGAGTCGACCGGTAAGGTGGAAAGGTTCAACCGAGTAGTCGGTCATTTTTTAGATGAAGTTGGACTGGAGAAACCGACAACGCTGGATCAATTAAATGAGCGCCTTCGCGTATGGTTGAGTGAATGCTATCAGCATAAACCACACAGTGCTTTAGGTAAAGATCAAAGTCCAGAGGCAGCTTTTCGTAGCGATGACAATGTCTTACGGTTTGTTGGTACAGAAGAATTGGCACAAGCATTCTTACACTGTGAAGCACGTAAAGTGGATAAATCAGGGTGTATTAGTTTTATGGGAAAAAAATACGAAGTTGGATTATCGTTTATCGGCTGTAAGGTCGATGTGGTTTACGATCCTTCGGATATTACGGAAGTAACAATTGAATACGAAGGACACGCACCTTGGACAGCCCGTGAATTGGTGATTGGCGAACGCGCTGGGAAACGACCAACGATGCCGGACCATCTTGGAAAACAGTTTGCGGAGCACTCTAGACTGTTAGACGCAGCTTCGGAACAATATGCTTCCCGTACGGACGTTCAGAAGACAGCGGTCTCCTATCGCAGGGTTAAGAAAGAGGGTGCGTCACATGTTTAA